From a region of the Streptomyces tirandamycinicus genome:
- a CDS encoding DUF5304 domain-containing protein has translation MSDATERPAVDADAWATACAEDLQEERARRSERYGPHTTGTAGDELRKLLDAVAEKVSSLQNPLLGLAGQGTVQQLVNQAKSAVEPVIERNPQVFDHLAAAGNELLAAYRSAVEGHERRWTRNEPSAGTDGTGGTDGTGRQDRRDEGPGPSEKIDLD, from the coding sequence ATGAGCGATGCGACCGAACGTCCCGCCGTCGACGCCGACGCCTGGGCGACGGCGTGCGCCGAGGACCTTCAGGAGGAGCGGGCCCGCCGCAGCGAGCGGTACGGGCCGCACACCACCGGCACCGCGGGCGACGAGCTGCGCAAGCTGCTGGACGCGGTCGCCGAGAAGGTGTCGTCGCTGCAGAACCCGCTGCTCGGCCTCGCCGGGCAGGGGACCGTGCAGCAGCTGGTCAACCAGGCGAAGTCGGCCGTCGAGCCGGTCATCGAGCGCAACCCGCAGGTCTTCGACCACCTCGCGGCCGCGGGCAACGAGCTGCTGGCCGCGTACCGCTCCGCCGTGGAAGGCCATGAGCGGCGCTGGACCCGGAACGAGCCGTCCGCGGGCACCGACGGCACCGGCGGCACCGACGGCACGGGCCGCCAGGACCGGCGGGACGAGGGCCCCGGCCCGAGCGAGAAGATCGATCTGGACTGA
- a CDS encoding GMC oxidoreductase: MLRTMTPNLTRRHLLGLGALQTAAALGLTRIGPVPAARAATTAPASRAAAADHTPALVIGSGYGAAVTALRLGEAGIPTLVLEMGRLWDTPGPDGKVFCSTRAPDHRSMWFRTRTEAPLAQFLWLDVVNKDISPYPGVLDRVRFDGMSVYVGRGVGGGSLVNGGMAVTPQRAYFSEMLPTVDAGAMYDRYFPLARRMLGVNTVDPAWFESTEWYRFSRISRKHAANAGLRTVFVPNVYDFPYMQREAAGQAVRSALAGEVIYGNNHGKRSLDRTYLAAALGTGNVTVDTLHRARALRAQPDGTYVVTADRIDTAGRVVATREICCTRLFLGAGSLGSTELLLRARESGTLPDLSEHIGTGWGANGNVMTARANHLWDTVGAHQATMPVMGIDDWSNTANPVFAEIAPLPMGFEHWISLYLAITRNPERGTLTYHAGTDTMRLDWTPEQSKVSGDAARKLFDRINLRNATIYRYDLFGGNRPVADDFTYHPLGGCVLGRATDEYGRVRGAPGVYVTDGALVPGSIGVNPFLTITALAERNIERVLAEDYRR, translated from the coding sequence ATGCTGCGCACCATGACACCAAATCTGACGCGTCGTCACCTTCTTGGTCTCGGCGCCCTCCAGACCGCGGCCGCGCTCGGCCTCACCCGTATCGGCCCCGTACCCGCGGCCCGCGCGGCGACCACCGCGCCGGCCTCCCGGGCAGCGGCCGCCGACCACACCCCCGCCCTCGTCATCGGCTCCGGCTACGGCGCCGCCGTCACCGCCCTGCGCCTCGGCGAGGCCGGAATCCCCACCCTCGTCCTGGAGATGGGCCGGCTCTGGGACACCCCGGGGCCCGACGGCAAGGTCTTCTGCAGCACCCGCGCCCCGGACCACCGCTCGATGTGGTTCCGCACCCGCACCGAGGCCCCGCTCGCCCAGTTCCTCTGGCTCGACGTCGTCAACAAGGACATCAGCCCCTACCCGGGTGTCCTGGACCGCGTGCGCTTCGACGGCATGTCGGTGTACGTGGGCCGCGGTGTCGGCGGCGGCTCGCTCGTCAACGGCGGGATGGCCGTCACCCCGCAGCGGGCGTACTTCTCCGAGATGCTGCCGACCGTCGACGCCGGCGCCATGTACGACCGGTACTTCCCGCTCGCCCGGCGGATGCTGGGCGTCAACACCGTGGACCCGGCCTGGTTCGAGTCCACCGAGTGGTACCGCTTCTCGCGGATCTCCCGGAAGCACGCCGCCAACGCCGGCCTCAGGACCGTCTTCGTGCCCAACGTCTACGACTTCCCGTACATGCAGCGCGAGGCCGCCGGGCAGGCCGTGCGCTCCGCACTCGCCGGAGAGGTCATCTACGGCAACAACCACGGCAAGCGCAGTCTCGACCGCACCTATCTCGCCGCCGCCCTGGGCACCGGCAACGTCACCGTCGACACGCTCCACCGGGCCCGCGCACTGCGGGCGCAACCGGACGGCACCTACGTCGTCACCGCCGACCGCATCGACACGGCCGGGAGGGTCGTCGCCACCCGCGAGATCTGCTGCACCCGGCTGTTCCTGGGAGCCGGCAGCCTCGGCTCCACCGAACTCCTGCTGCGCGCCCGCGAGTCGGGCACCCTGCCGGACCTCAGCGAGCACATCGGCACGGGCTGGGGGGCCAACGGCAACGTCATGACGGCCCGGGCCAACCACCTCTGGGACACCGTCGGCGCCCACCAGGCGACGATGCCGGTCATGGGCATCGACGACTGGTCCAACACCGCCAACCCCGTCTTCGCCGAGATCGCCCCGCTGCCGATGGGCTTCGAGCACTGGATCAGCCTCTACCTGGCCATCACCAGGAACCCGGAGCGCGGCACGCTGACGTACCACGCCGGGACCGACACCATGCGGCTGGACTGGACGCCCGAGCAGAGCAAGGTCTCCGGCGACGCGGCCCGAAAGCTCTTCGACCGCATCAACCTCAGGAACGCCACGATCTACCGGTACGACCTGTTCGGCGGCAACCGGCCGGTGGCCGACGACTTCACCTACCACCCGCTCGGCGGCTGCGTGCTCGGCAGGGCCACCGACGAATACGGCCGGGTCCGGGGCGCCCCCGGGGTGTACGTCACCGACGGAGCCCTCGTGCCGGGCTCCATCGGCGTCAATCCGTTCCTCACCATCACCGCGCTCGCCGAGCGCAACATCGAGCGGGTCCTCGCCGAGGACTACCGGCGCTAG
- a CDS encoding alpha/beta hydrolase produces MPVLPGAEPYRHEGGEVGVLLCHGFTGSPQSLRPWAEFLAKRGLTVSLPLLPGHGTRWQDMAVTGWQDWYAEVDREFRALSEQCGQVFVFGLSMGGALTLRLAARHGDAISGIVVVNPANKVHGPAAHALPVARHLVRTTKGLANDIAKEGMDEVAYDRVPLHAAHSLRNFLRLVDGELPQVTQPMLLLHSPQDHVVPPADSARILSRVSSTDVREVLLEQSYHVATLDHDAERIFEESHAFIGRLAPSVGEKGSTTGG; encoded by the coding sequence GTGCCGGTCCTTCCTGGAGCCGAGCCGTACCGCCACGAGGGTGGCGAGGTCGGTGTACTTCTCTGCCACGGCTTCACCGGTTCCCCCCAGTCGCTGCGCCCGTGGGCGGAGTTCCTCGCGAAGCGGGGACTGACCGTCTCGCTGCCCTTGCTGCCCGGCCACGGCACCCGGTGGCAGGACATGGCGGTCACGGGCTGGCAGGACTGGTACGCCGAGGTGGACCGGGAGTTCCGGGCGCTGAGCGAGCAGTGCGGCCAGGTCTTCGTGTTCGGGCTGTCCATGGGCGGCGCGCTGACCCTGCGGCTGGCCGCCCGGCACGGCGACGCGATCAGCGGCATCGTGGTGGTGAACCCGGCCAACAAGGTGCACGGTCCGGCGGCGCACGCGCTGCCGGTGGCCCGCCATCTCGTCCGCACCACGAAGGGCCTGGCCAACGACATCGCGAAGGAGGGCATGGACGAGGTCGCCTACGACCGCGTCCCGCTGCACGCCGCGCACTCGCTGCGGAACTTCCTCCGGCTGGTCGACGGCGAGCTTCCGCAGGTCACGCAGCCGATGCTGCTGCTGCACAGCCCTCAGGACCACGTGGTGCCGCCCGCGGACTCGGCCCGGATCCTCAGCCGGGTGTCGTCGACGGACGTCCGGGAGGTCCTCCTGGAACAGAGCTACCACGTGGCGACGTTGGACCATGACGCGGAGCGCATTTTCGAGGAGAGCCACGCGTTCATCGGCCGCCTCGCTCCGAGTGTCGGCGAGAAGGGGAGCACGACCGGTGGCTGA
- a CDS encoding glycosyltransferase family 4 protein yields MDKTLIVTNDFPPRPGGIQAFLHNMALRLDPEHIVVYASTWKRGREGAEATAAFDAEQPFPVVRDRTTMLLPTPRVTRRAVGLLREHGCTSVWFGAAAPLGLMAPALRRAGARRLVATTHGHEAGWAQLPGSRRLLRRIGEGTDTITYLGEYTRSRIAAALTPGAAGRMVQLPPGVDEKTFHPDSGGEAVRERLGLTDRPVVVCVSRLVPRKGQDTLIRAMPAILARVPDAVLLIVGGGPYETDLRKLAGTTGVAESVRFTGAVPWEELPAHYGAGDVFAMPCRTRRGGLDVEGLGIVYLEASATGLPVVAGDSGGAPDAVLDGETGWVVRGGSPEETAERVAALLLDPELRRRMGERGREWVEERWRWDLLADRLRALL; encoded by the coding sequence ATGGACAAGACCCTGATCGTCACCAACGACTTCCCGCCGCGTCCCGGCGGCATCCAGGCGTTCCTCCACAACATGGCGCTGCGGCTGGACCCCGAACATATCGTCGTCTACGCCTCCACCTGGAAGCGCGGCCGCGAGGGAGCCGAGGCGACGGCCGCGTTCGACGCCGAGCAGCCCTTCCCGGTGGTCCGCGACCGTACGACCATGCTGCTGCCCACCCCGCGCGTCACCCGGCGCGCCGTGGGACTGCTGCGGGAGCACGGCTGCACGTCGGTGTGGTTCGGCGCGGCCGCCCCGCTCGGGCTGATGGCCCCGGCGCTGCGCCGGGCCGGGGCGCGGCGTCTGGTGGCCACCACCCACGGCCACGAGGCGGGGTGGGCCCAGCTGCCCGGGTCCCGGCGGCTGCTGCGCCGGATCGGCGAGGGCACGGACACCATCACCTACCTCGGCGAGTACACCCGCTCGCGGATCGCCGCCGCGCTGACGCCCGGGGCGGCCGGGCGGATGGTGCAGCTGCCGCCGGGCGTCGACGAGAAGACCTTCCATCCGGACTCGGGCGGCGAGGCGGTGCGCGAACGGCTCGGGCTCACCGACCGCCCGGTCGTCGTCTGCGTGTCCCGGCTCGTGCCGCGCAAGGGCCAGGACACCCTGATCCGGGCCATGCCCGCGATCCTCGCCCGGGTGCCGGACGCGGTGCTGCTGATCGTCGGCGGCGGGCCCTACGAGACGGACCTGCGCAAGCTCGCCGGCACCACGGGAGTGGCGGAGTCGGTCCGCTTCACCGGCGCGGTCCCCTGGGAGGAGCTGCCCGCGCACTACGGCGCCGGCGACGTCTTCGCGATGCCGTGCCGCACCCGGCGCGGCGGGCTGGACGTGGAGGGCCTCGGCATCGTCTACCTGGAGGCGTCCGCGACGGGGCTCCCGGTCGTCGCCGGCGACTCGGGAGGGGCGCCGGACGCGGTACTCGACGGCGAGACGGGCTGGGTCGTCCGCGGCGGCTCCCCGGAGGAGACCGCGGAGCGCGTCGCCGCGCTCCTCCTGGACCCCGAGCTGCGCCGCCGCATGGGCGAGCGGGGCCGTGAGTGGGTCGAGGAACGCTGGCGCTGGGACCTCCTGGCGGACCGGCTCAGGGCGCTGCTGTAA
- a CDS encoding AMP-dependent synthetase/ligase: MREFSLPALYEVPTDGNLTDLIRRNATQHPEVAVMARKVAGSWVDVTAARFLAEVRAAAKGLIAAGVRPGDRVALMSRTRYEWVQLDFAIWSAGGVTVPVYETSSPEQVQWILGDSGAVAVIVESEAHAAAVESVRAALPGLRHVWRIEGDGIAQLTAAGAEIPDATVDEHSASAKADDPATIVYTSGTTGRPKGCVLTHRAFFAECGNLVERLKPLFRTGDSSVLLFLPAAHVFGRMVEVAAVMAPIRLGCVPDVSNLTDELASFRPTLILGVPRVFEKVYNAARAKAQADGKGRIFDKAAATAIEYSRAIGTGKGAPFGLRLRHKVFDRLVYGKLRAVLGGRGEFAVSGGAPLGERLGHFYRGIGFTVLEGYGLTESCAATAFNPWDRQKIGTVGQPLPGSVVRIADDGEVLLHGEQIFTGYWNNEAATAEALADGWFHTGDIGTLDEDGYLSITGRKKEILVTAGGKNVAPAVIEDRIRAHALVAECMVVGDGRPFVGALVTIDEEFLARWAADHGKPAGSTAASLREDADLLAEVQRAVDEGNAAVSKAESVRKFRVLSSQFTEEAGHITPSLKLKRNVVAKDFADEIEAIYRS; this comes from the coding sequence TTGCGTGAGTTCAGCCTTCCGGCCCTGTACGAGGTCCCGACGGACGGCAATCTGACGGATCTGATCCGCCGCAATGCGACGCAGCACCCCGAGGTCGCGGTCATGGCCAGAAAGGTCGCCGGGAGCTGGGTCGACGTCACCGCCGCCCGGTTCCTCGCCGAGGTGCGGGCCGCCGCGAAGGGCCTGATCGCCGCGGGCGTGCGGCCCGGGGACCGGGTCGCCCTGATGTCCCGCACCCGCTACGAGTGGGTGCAGCTCGACTTCGCGATCTGGAGCGCCGGCGGTGTGACCGTTCCGGTGTACGAGACCAGCTCGCCGGAGCAGGTGCAGTGGATCCTCGGTGACTCCGGCGCCGTCGCGGTGATCGTCGAGAGCGAGGCGCACGCCGCCGCCGTCGAGTCCGTGCGCGCCGCCCTGCCCGGGCTGCGGCACGTGTGGCGGATCGAGGGCGACGGGATCGCGCAGCTCACCGCGGCCGGGGCGGAGATCCCCGACGCCACGGTGGACGAGCACAGCGCGTCCGCCAAGGCGGACGACCCGGCCACCATCGTCTACACCTCGGGCACCACGGGCCGCCCCAAGGGCTGTGTGCTCACCCACCGCGCGTTCTTCGCGGAGTGCGGGAACCTGGTCGAGCGCCTGAAGCCGCTGTTCCGCACCGGTGACAGCTCGGTCCTGCTCTTCCTGCCCGCCGCGCACGTCTTCGGGCGCATGGTCGAGGTGGCGGCGGTCATGGCGCCCATCAGGCTCGGCTGCGTACCGGACGTCAGCAACCTCACCGACGAGCTCGCCTCGTTCCGCCCGACCCTGATCCTCGGTGTGCCGCGGGTCTTCGAGAAGGTCTACAACGCGGCGCGCGCCAAGGCGCAGGCGGACGGCAAAGGCAGGATCTTCGACAAGGCCGCGGCGACGGCGATCGAGTACAGCCGGGCGATCGGCACCGGGAAGGGCGCGCCGTTCGGGCTGCGGCTCCGGCACAAGGTGTTCGACAGGCTCGTCTACGGCAAGCTGCGCGCGGTGCTCGGCGGGCGAGGCGAGTTCGCGGTCTCCGGCGGCGCCCCGCTGGGCGAGCGGCTCGGCCACTTCTACCGCGGCATCGGCTTCACGGTGCTGGAGGGCTACGGCCTCACCGAGTCCTGTGCGGCGACGGCGTTCAACCCCTGGGACCGCCAGAAGATCGGTACGGTCGGGCAGCCGCTGCCGGGTTCGGTGGTGCGGATCGCCGACGACGGCGAGGTGCTGCTGCACGGCGAGCAGATCTTCACGGGCTACTGGAACAACGAGGCGGCGACGGCGGAGGCCCTGGCCGACGGCTGGTTCCACACCGGTGACATCGGCACCCTCGACGAGGACGGCTACCTCTCGATCACGGGCCGCAAGAAGGAGATCCTGGTGACCGCGGGCGGCAAGAACGTCGCCCCGGCGGTCATCGAGGACCGCATCCGCGCCCACGCGCTGGTCGCGGAGTGCATGGTCGTCGGCGACGGGCGGCCGTTCGTGGGCGCGCTGGTCACCATCGACGAGGAGTTCCTGGCCCGCTGGGCCGCCGACCACGGCAAGCCGGCCGGCTCGACGGCGGCTTCGCTGCGCGAGGACGCGGACCTGCTGGCGGAGGTCCAGCGGGCGGTGGACGAGGGCAATGCCGCGGTTTCCAAGGCTGAATCGGTGCGGAAATTCAGGGTTCTCAGCTCCCAGTTCACCGAGGAGGCCGGTCACATCACGCCGTCGCTGAAGCTCAAGCGGAACGTGGTGGCCAAGGACTTCGCGGACGAGATCGAGGCGATCTACCGGTCGTAG
- a CDS encoding ArsA family ATPase: MRTVFVTGTGGAGRSTVAAALALAGARRGERVLLLSDEPPEALTGTGPGAPGPGPADPRGPGGSSGWGGSDGSRGSDGSSGSDSWSGSDGSGGSDAGPPGLTVARVDPAAGFRREFLGLQERAGAALDLLGAVPFEDGELTELPGSEQFALLRALKQAAGDRHDLLVVDLPPVRQAVALLALPEQLRRYLRRLLPAERQAARSLRPVLAQLAGVPMPAQWLYETAARWDEELAAVQALIESPGASVRLVAEPGPEAADHALRTARLGLALHGPAPDMVIANRVVPAGSGDPFLAALSGRQQSALKGWREEFGDVPVREVAHTGRDPRQPGELAGLLDGPAGGMSGPLPGNRWTVEDRRSEDGVLVWRLPLPGAAKDRLQLVRRDDELFLTAGPFRRVLTLPSVLRRCAVSGAALRDGELRIRFEPDPALWPRSR; this comes from the coding sequence ATGCGCACCGTTTTCGTCACCGGCACCGGCGGGGCCGGCCGGAGCACCGTCGCTGCCGCCCTCGCCCTCGCCGGAGCACGGCGGGGCGAAAGGGTCCTGCTGCTGTCCGACGAGCCGCCCGAGGCACTGACCGGCACCGGGCCCGGAGCCCCCGGACCGGGCCCGGCCGATCCGCGCGGGCCGGGTGGCTCGAGCGGCTGGGGCGGCTCGGATGGTTCACGCGGCTCGGACGGCTCGAGCGGCTCGGACAGCTGGAGCGGCTCGGACGGTTCAGGCGGCTCGGATGCCGGGCCGCCGGGCCTCACCGTCGCCCGCGTCGACCCGGCCGCCGGCTTCCGCCGCGAGTTCCTGGGCCTGCAGGAGCGGGCCGGGGCCGCACTCGACCTCCTCGGGGCCGTGCCCTTCGAGGACGGCGAGCTGACGGAGCTCCCGGGCAGCGAGCAGTTCGCGCTGCTGCGGGCCCTGAAGCAGGCCGCCGGGGACCGCCACGACCTGCTGGTCGTCGACCTTCCCCCTGTGCGCCAGGCCGTCGCCCTGCTCGCCCTCCCCGAGCAGCTGCGCCGCTACCTGCGCCGGCTGCTCCCCGCCGAGCGCCAGGCCGCCCGCTCACTGCGCCCCGTGCTCGCGCAGCTCGCGGGCGTGCCGATGCCCGCGCAGTGGCTCTACGAGACGGCCGCCCGCTGGGACGAGGAGCTCGCCGCCGTCCAGGCCCTGATCGAGAGCCCCGGCGCCTCGGTGCGCCTGGTCGCCGAACCCGGCCCCGAGGCCGCCGACCACGCCCTGCGCACCGCCCGGCTCGGCCTCGCCCTGCACGGGCCCGCCCCGGACATGGTGATCGCCAACCGGGTCGTCCCGGCCGGCTCCGGCGACCCGTTCCTCGCGGCCCTCTCGGGACGGCAGCAGAGCGCGCTCAAGGGCTGGCGCGAGGAGTTCGGCGACGTACCGGTACGGGAGGTGGCGCACACCGGCCGCGACCCCCGGCAGCCCGGCGAACTCGCCGGGCTGCTCGACGGGCCGGCCGGCGGCATGTCCGGGCCCCTCCCGGGGAACCGCTGGACGGTGGAGGACCGCAGGTCCGAGGACGGAGTGCTGGTCTGGCGGCTGCCCCTGCCGGGCGCCGCCAAGGACCGGCTGCAGCTGGTGCGCAGGGACGACGAACTCTTCCTGACCGCGGGCCCGTTCCGCCGCGTCCTCACCCTGCCGTCCGTGCTGCGCCGCTGCGCGGTCAGCGGTGCCGCCCTGCGGGACGGCGAGCTGCGCATCCGCTTCGAACCCGACCCCGCGCTCTGGCCGCGGAGTCGCTGA
- a CDS encoding SRPBCC family protein — MAEHTSSSITIDAAPADVMGVISDFARYPEWTGEVKETEVLEKDGRGRALQVRLVLDAGAIKDDHVLAYTWTGDDTVSWTLVKSQMLRALDGSYSLKPVAGGERTEVTYQLTVDVKIPMLGMIKRKAEKVIIDRALAGLKKRVESGPKG, encoded by the coding sequence ATGGCGGAACACACCAGCTCGAGCATCACCATCGACGCGGCACCGGCCGATGTGATGGGAGTGATCTCCGACTTCGCGCGCTACCCGGAGTGGACCGGCGAGGTGAAGGAGACCGAGGTCCTGGAGAAGGACGGCCGGGGCCGCGCGCTCCAGGTCCGGCTGGTGCTCGACGCCGGCGCGATCAAGGACGACCACGTCCTGGCCTACACCTGGACCGGGGACGACACGGTCTCCTGGACGCTGGTCAAGTCCCAGATGCTGCGCGCGCTGGACGGCTCGTACTCGCTGAAGCCGGTCGCCGGAGGCGAGCGGACCGAGGTCACCTACCAGCTGACCGTCGACGTCAAGATCCCCATGCTCGGGATGATCAAGCGCAAGGCCGAGAAGGTCATCATCGACCGCGCCCTGGCCGGCCTGAAGAAGCGCGTCGAGTCCGGTCCGAAGGGCTGA
- a CDS encoding metallophosphoesterase family protein yields MRVHVVSDVHGNATDLARAGQGADALICLGDLVLFLDYADHSRGIFPDLFGVENADRIVELRTARRFEEAREFGRSLWAGLDRDAVILGAVRKQYREMFAAFPTPTYATYGNVDVPALWPEYARPGTTVLDGERIELGGLVFGFVGGGLRSPMRTPFEISDEEYAAKVEALGEVDVLCSHIPPDVPELTYDTVARRFERGSRALLDAIHRTRPRYSIFGHVHQPLVRRMRIGATECVNVGHFAATGRPWALEW; encoded by the coding sequence ATGCGAGTTCATGTGGTCAGCGACGTGCACGGCAACGCGACGGATCTGGCCAGGGCCGGACAGGGGGCCGACGCTCTGATCTGCCTCGGTGACCTGGTCCTCTTCCTCGACTACGCCGACCACTCGCGCGGGATCTTCCCCGACCTGTTCGGGGTGGAGAACGCGGACCGGATCGTCGAGCTGCGCACCGCCCGGCGCTTCGAGGAGGCGCGCGAGTTCGGGCGGAGCCTCTGGGCGGGCCTCGACCGGGACGCCGTGATCCTCGGGGCGGTGCGCAAGCAGTACCGCGAGATGTTCGCCGCGTTCCCCACCCCGACGTACGCCACCTACGGCAACGTCGACGTCCCCGCCCTCTGGCCGGAGTACGCGCGCCCGGGCACCACCGTCCTCGACGGTGAGCGGATCGAGCTGGGCGGGCTGGTGTTCGGCTTCGTCGGCGGCGGGCTGCGGTCCCCGATGCGCACCCCGTTCGAGATCTCCGACGAGGAGTACGCGGCCAAGGTGGAGGCGCTCGGCGAGGTCGACGTGCTGTGCTCGCACATCCCGCCGGACGTGCCCGAGCTGACGTACGACACGGTCGCCCGCCGCTTCGAGCGCGGCAGCCGGGCCCTGCTCGACGCCATCCACCGGACCCGGCCCCGGTACTCGATCTTCGGGCATGTGCACCAGCCGCTGGTGCGGCGCATGCGGATCGGCGCGACCGAGTGCGTGAACGTCGGGCACTTCGCGGCGACGGGGCGGCCGTGGGCCCTGGAATGGTGA
- a CDS encoding endonuclease/exonuclease/phosphatase family protein, which translates to MVTSATRPLPNSRTDPDGSVVIRVLGYNIRSLRDDEDALARVIRACRPDLVFVQEAPRFFRWRKHLARLAAKSELVVLGGGATAAGPALLCSLRARVERTEDVLLPLTPGLHRRGFATAVVRVGAARIGLLSCHLSLRADERHAQAGMLLDRLASMDVPHAIAAGDVNERPGGRSFRLLAAGLRDAWAVSPWGGEYTSTPAYPHQRIDAVFVTPGIEVLGCGVPVGLPGVDEADLKAATDHLPVLAALRVPAGAPPASATGPASGEGPRDAS; encoded by the coding sequence ATGGTGACGTCCGCGACGCGACCGCTGCCCAACTCCCGTACTGATCCCGACGGTTCGGTCGTGATCCGGGTCCTCGGCTACAACATCCGCTCCCTGCGCGACGACGAGGACGCCCTCGCCCGCGTCATCCGTGCCTGCCGCCCCGATCTCGTCTTCGTGCAGGAGGCGCCCCGCTTCTTCCGGTGGCGCAAGCACCTCGCCCGTCTCGCGGCCAAGAGCGAGCTGGTCGTGCTGGGCGGCGGGGCGACCGCCGCGGGACCGGCGCTGCTGTGCTCGCTGCGGGCGAGGGTCGAGCGCACCGAGGACGTTCTGCTGCCGCTCACCCCGGGGCTGCACCGGCGCGGCTTCGCCACTGCCGTGGTCCGTGTCGGAGCGGCCCGGATCGGGCTGCTCAGCTGCCATCTGAGCCTGCGGGCCGACGAGCGCCACGCCCAGGCCGGCATGCTGCTCGACCGTCTGGCCTCGATGGACGTGCCGCACGCGATCGCCGCCGGCGACGTCAACGAGCGCCCCGGCGGGCGCAGCTTCCGGCTCCTCGCCGCCGGGCTCCGGGACGCCTGGGCGGTCAGCCCCTGGGGCGGCGAGTACACCTCGACGCCCGCGTACCCGCACCAGCGGATCGACGCGGTCTTCGTGACCCCCGGCATCGAGGTGCTCGGCTGCGGCGTGCCCGTGGGACTCCCCGGGGTCGACGAGGCCGATCTGAAGGCGGCCACGGACCATCTCCCGGTCCTCGCCGCCCTGCGGGTGCCCGCCGGCGCACCCCCGGCGTCCGCGACCGGCCCCGCCTCGGGCGAGGGCCCGCGCGACGCGTCCTAG
- a CDS encoding ROK family glucokinase, with the protein MGLTIGVDIGGTKIAAGVVDEEGTILETHTVPTPPTAEGIVDAICSAVSGAGKGHDIEAVGIGAAGYVDDKRATVLFAPNIQWRHEPLKDKVEQRVGLPVVVENDANAAAWGEYRFGAGQGHSDVICITLGTGLGGGIIIGNKLRRGRFGVAAEFGHIRVVPDGLLCGCGSQGCWEQYASGRALVRYARQRSAAVPENAAILLGLGDGTPEGIEGRHVSEAARQGDKVAVDSFRELARWAGAGLADLASLFDPSAFIVGGGVSDEGELVLDPIRKSFRRWLIGGQWRPHAQVLAARLGNKAGLVGAADLARQG; encoded by the coding sequence ATGGGACTCACCATCGGCGTCGACATCGGCGGCACGAAGATCGCGGCCGGCGTGGTCGACGAAGAGGGCACCATCCTTGAGACGCATACGGTGCCCACTCCGCCGACCGCCGAGGGAATCGTGGACGCGATCTGCTCGGCCGTCTCCGGAGCCGGTAAGGGGCACGACATCGAGGCGGTCGGCATCGGTGCCGCCGGCTACGTCGACGACAAGCGGGCCACCGTCCTCTTCGCGCCGAACATCCAGTGGCGGCACGAGCCGCTGAAGGACAAGGTGGAGCAGCGCGTCGGCCTGCCGGTCGTCGTGGAGAACGACGCCAACGCCGCGGCCTGGGGCGAGTACCGCTTCGGCGCGGGTCAGGGCCACAGCGACGTCATCTGCATCACGCTCGGCACGGGCCTCGGCGGCGGCATCATCATCGGCAACAAGCTGCGCCGCGGCCGTTTCGGCGTGGCGGCGGAGTTCGGGCACATCAGGGTCGTCCCCGACGGCCTGCTGTGCGGCTGCGGCAGCCAGGGCTGCTGGGAGCAGTACGCGTCCGGGCGGGCGCTGGTGCGCTACGCCCGCCAGCGCTCGGCGGCGGTCCCGGAGAACGCGGCGATCCTGCTCGGCCTCGGCGACGGCACCCCCGAGGGGATCGAGGGCAGGCACGTCAGCGAGGCGGCGAGGCAGGGCGACAAGGTCGCCGTCGACTCCTTCCGCGAGCTGGCCCGCTGGGCCGGTGCGGGACTGGCCGACCTGGCCTCGCTGTTCGACCCCTCGGCGTTCATCGTCGGCGGCGGCGTGTCGGACGAGGGCGAGCTGGTCCTCGACCCGATCCGCAAGTCCTTCCGGCGGTGGCTGATCGGCGGGCAGTGGCGTCCGCACGCCCAGGTGCTCGCGGCCCGGCTCGGCAACAAGGCGGGGCTCGTCGGCGCGGCGGACCTGGCCCGCCAGGGCTGA